Part of the Micromonospora inyonensis genome, TGGCGCTCACCGGCGCGGAGCCGCTGTAGAACCGGCCGGTGAGCCGGGGCCCCTGGGCCAGCAGGGCCCGCACCTGCGGCGGGGTGAGGTAGCTGGCCTGCGGACGCAGCCGGGCCAACTGGCGGGCGAGCCGCCGGGGCGACCGGGCCGGCAGGGCGACCGGAGCGCCGCCGGCCAGGGCGGGCACCAGGACGAAGAAGGTGCCGCCGAGCACCGGCTGCTCCGGCCGGGGCGCGACCAGGTCGGCGACGGCACGCATGCCGGCGTCCAGACCGGAACGGCGGTGCACCACGGCCCGGGGACAGCTGGTCGTGCCGGAGGTGAAGATGACCACCGCGTCACCGTCGTCGCCCCCGCGCTCGGGAGCCGGCCCCGGGCGGGGGCGCAGCGACGGGGCGCAGCCGGGCAGTCGCCGACCGACCGTGCGGACCGGGCCGAGGTCGGCCAGCCGGGGCAGTGCCAACCGGGCGCGACCGGCCAGCGGTCGGGCCCAGCCGGCGACCGCCTGGGCGGCGGCGTCGGCGACCACCAGGGCCGGGCGGGCCAGGGCCAGCCGCGCGGTGAGCACCTCCGGCCCGGCGCTGGGATCGAGCACCGCCACCCGCAGTCCGAGCCGGTGCGCGGCGAGCAGGACCGCCAGCGACCGGGGGCCGGGGCGGACCGCCACCCCGAGGGTGTCCCCGACGGTCAACCCGTGGTGGTGCAGCGCGGCGGCGTACCCGTCGGCGAGGTCGGCCAGGTCGCCCCGGGTGACGTGGACGCGGGGCCGGCCGGACGCCCCGGCGGTGAGCACCGCCGGCCGGTCCGGGTGGTGGCGGAGCGCGGCGGCCAGTTCGTCGAGCACGGGTTCTCCCGGTGGGCAGGGGTGACGGGGGTCAGCGGGGGTCCGGGGAGAGCCGGCCGCTGCCCCGGTCCAGATACCAGGCCGCGCTCCGGAGCAGCCCGTACGCACGCAGCCGCCGGGTGGAGTTCTCCACCACCATCGTCCGGTCGTGGACGATCGCGTCGGTGACCCGGCGCACCCGGTTGAGGAACTCCCGGTCGGTCGGGGACGGCCGGCGGGGCATCCCGCCGGCGGCGAGGTAGGTCGTCGCCGTGATGGCCATGTTGTTGCCCGCGTGCATCCGGTACGGGGCCCGGTAGGTGGAGCCCCGGTGGGCGGGACGCAACCGT contains:
- a CDS encoding class I adenylate-forming enzyme family protein; the encoded protein is MLDELAAALRHHPDRPAVLTAGASGRPRVHVTRGDLADLADGYAAALHHHGLTVGDTLGVAVRPGPRSLAVLLAAHRLGLRVAVLDPSAGPEVLTARLALARPALVVADAAAQAVAGWARPLAGRARLALPRLADLGPVRTVGRRLPGCAPSLRPRPGPAPERGGDDGDAVVIFTSGTTSCPRAVVHRRSGLDAGMRAVADLVAPRPEQPVLGGTFFVLVPALAGGAPVALPARSPRRLARQLARLRPQASYLTPPQVRALLAQGPRLTGRFYSGSAPVSATLLDRVRRAGADQAWGVYALTELFPAAAVEAGEKAAFTGAGDLVGAPLPGVRTRIGTDGRLLLAGPGQAHRYLGEPPADWVDTGDVARLDGERIVLAGRSKDMILRRAVNIYPGLYEPALHVPGVDLAVLVGVPAGDGDERLVAVVEPEPGVDPDRLRRLLDPVLARMGAARPDTLVVAPVPTSGRSRKPDRVAAAALAAARLAEPVPTGRYRRG